The proteins below are encoded in one region of Hordeum vulgare subsp. vulgare chromosome 3H, MorexV3_pseudomolecules_assembly, whole genome shotgun sequence:
- the LOC123441502 gene encoding uncharacterized membrane protein YjcL-like, giving the protein MQLPCDDDDRALFSASTTVTLGDGATTSFWNCPWTGSGALKTAYPTLFRHSRRKNRSVKEALQGNTWIADLAHGDTTHLWAEVLRLHRWIQDTDVQLIEHSTPGSPPPPASPPPHHQHRALHHRPPPRLPAVAPRRRALLAARALGLGLLGPPRPRRQPARAIRDRLVHLDRSASKGEGRATTTSSPVTAAACSASSATSCTATATAAFVVVSPHFRVSTRHPSSLSPAVAGRTALVPRLAVAARRRLPRALPPCGLPLVPASDHWGNWTVLLSATALGVWSEKSTGAGKALSGALVTVLLGLAASTASLVTADAPAYRVVLDYQLPLAVPLLLFRADLRRVLRSSGALLLAFLLGSVATTAGTVVAFVLVPMRSLGQDRCKIAAALMSRHIGGAINYVAVAEALQVTPSVLAAGLAADNVICALYFTTLFALAAKISTEEAPHPKPKAANANGEPAPAAGAVGGDRLPVLESATTMVLSFAICRAGKHMATLMGVQGGGLPCITAIVVALATLFPSRIGRLAPAGEAMAMVLMQVFFAVVGANGSIRNVVHTAPGILAFAFVQIAMHLMVIMGAGRMLGMERKLVLIASNANVGGPTTACGMATTKGWASLVVPGILAGILGIAIATFLGIAFGMFVLKHM; this is encoded by the exons ATGCAGCTGCCATGCGACGACGATGACAGAGCTCTTTTCAGCGCCTCCACGACGGTTACCCTGGGGGATGGGGCCACGACCTCCTTCTGGAACTGCCCCTGGACAGGTTCGGGGGCGCTAAAGACGGCATACCCGACGTTGTTCAGGCACTCACGTAGAAAAAATAGGTCTGTAAAAGAGGCGCTACAAGGCAACACATGGATAGCCGACCTTGCACACGGAGATACCACGCACCTTTGGGCGGAGGTCCTCCGCCTGCACAGGTGGATTCAGGACACGGACGTCCAGCTCATAGAGCACTCAA CACCGGGCTCTCCGCCACCGCCCGCCTCCCCGCCTCCCCACCACCAGCACCGGGCTCTCCACCACCGCCCGCCTCCCCGCCTCCCCGCCGTCGCCCCTCGCCGGCGCGCCCTCCTGGCCGCCCGCGCCCTCGGCCTCGGCCTTCTCGGACCGCCGCGGCCACGCCGGCAGCCGGCCCGCGCTATACGGGATCGCCTGGTACATCTCGACCGATCGGCCtcgaaaggagagggcagagcgACGACGACCTCGTCCCCGGTGACCGCGGCGGCGTGCTCGGCCTCGTCGGCGACCTCGtgcacggcgacggcgacggccgcCTTCGTGGTCGTGTCCCCACACTTCCGAGTCTCAACCCGCCacccctcttctctctcccccGCCGTAGCCGGCCGCACCGCTCTTGTCCCCCGCCTAGCTGTTGCAGCACGCCGGCGCCTCCCCCGAGCCCTGCCGCCCTGCGGCCTCCCGCTGGTCCCGGCCTCCGACCACTGGGGCAACTGGACGGTGCTCCTGTCGGCGACCGCGCTGGGCGTCTGGTCCGAGAAAAGCACCGGCGCGGGCAAGGCGCTGAGCGGCGCGCTGGTGACCGTGCTGCTCGGCCTGGCCGCCAGCACGGCCAGCCTCGTCACCGCCGACGCCCCCGCCTACCGCGTGGTCCTCGACTACCAGCTCCCGCTGGCCGTCCCGCTGCTCCTTTTCCGCGCCGACCTCCGCCGCGTCCTCCGCTCCTCCGGCGCCCTCCTCCTCGCCTTCCTCCTCGGATCCG TGGCGACGACGGCGGGCACGGTGGTGGCGTTCGTGCTGGTCCCGATGCGGTCCCTCGGACAGGACCGCTGCAAGATCGCGGCGGCGCTCATGAGCCGGCACATCGGAGGAGCCATCAACTACGTCGCCGTCGCGGAGGCCCTGCAGGTGACCCCGTCGGTGCTGGCGGCAGGGCTGGCCGCCGACAACGTCATCTGCGCGCTCTACTTCACCACGCTCTTCGCGCTAGCCGCCAAGATCTCCACCGAAGAGGCTCCGCACCCGAAACCGAAAGCAGCCAACGCGAACGGCGAGCCCGCTCCGGCTGCCGGTGCCGTCGGCGGCGACAGGCTGCCGGTCCTGGAGAGCGCGACGACGATGGTCCTGTCGTTCGCGATATGCAGAGCGGGCAAGCACATGGCAACCCTGATGGGCGTACAGGGCGGCGGCCTCCCTTGCATCACGGCGATCGTGGTGGCGCTGGCGACGCTGTTCCCGTCCCGCATCGGCAGGCTCGCCCCCGCCGGCGAGGCCATGGCCATGGTGCTCATGCAGGTGTTCTTCGCCGTGGTGGGGGCCAACGGCAGCATCCGCAACGTCGTCCACACGGCGCCCGGCATCTTGGCGTTCGCGTTCGTGCAGATCGCCATGCACCTCATGGTGATCATGGGCGCCGGGAGGATGCTGGGGATGGAGAGGAAGCTCGTGCTCATCGCGTCCAACGCCAACGTCGGCGGCCCGACCACCGCCTGCGGGATGGCCACCACCAAGGGCTGGGCCTCCCTGGTGGTTCCCGGGATCCTGGCCGGCATCCTTGGGATCGCCATCGCCACCTTCCTCGGCATCGCCTTCGGCATGTTTGTCCTCAAGCACATGTAA
- the LOC123439540 gene encoding aspartic proteinase CDR1-like produces MPGTMVSRALLLVGVVLTAQLCACTAYVGSGGDGFSVEFIHRDSARSPFHDPSLTAPARVLEAARRSTVRAAALSRSYVRVDAPSADGFVSELTSTPFEYLMAVNIGTPPTRMVAIADTGSDLIWLNCSYGGDGPGLAAARDADAQPPGVQFDPSKSTTFRLVDCDSVACSELPEASCGADSKCRYSYSYGDGSHTSGVLSTETFTFADAPGARGDGTTTRVANVNFGCSTTFVGSSVGDGLVGLGGGDLSLVSQLGADTSLGRRFSYCLVPYSVKASSALNFGPRAAVTDPGAVTTPLIPSQVKAYYIVELRSVKVGNKTFEAPDRSPLIVDSGTTLTFLPEALVDPLVKELTGRIKLPPAQSLERLLPLCFDVSGVREGQVAAMIPDVTVGLGGGAAVTLKAENTFVEVQEGTLCLAVSAMSEQFPASIIGNIAQQNMHVGYDLDKGTVTFAPAACASSYPAPSPSASV; encoded by the coding sequence ATGCCTGGGACGATGGTATCCCGCGCTCTCCTGCTCGTCGGCGTCGTCCTGACGGCGCAGCTGTGCGCGTGCACGGCGTACGTCGGCAGCGGCGGCGATGGGTTTAGCGTGGAGTTCATCCACCGTGACTCGGCCAGGTCGCCGTTCCACGACCCTTCGCTCACCGCGCCCGCCCGCGTGCTGGAGGCCGCTCGGCGCTCCACGGTACGCGCCGCGGCGCTCTCGCGCTCCTACGTCCGCGTCGACGCGCCATCGGCTGACGGCTTCGTGTCCGAGCTCACGTCCACGCCGTTCGAGTACCTGATGGCTGTGAACATAGGCACGCCGCCCACCAGGATGGTCGCCATCGCCGACACCGGCAGCGACCTCATCTGGCTCAACTGCAGCTACGGAGGCGACGGCCCCGGTCTGGCGGCCGCCCGTGACGCGGACGCGCAGCCGCCGGGCGTCCAGTTCGACCCCTCCAAATCGACGACGTTCCGCCTCGTGGACTGCGACTCCGTCGCGTGCAGCGAGCTGCCCGAAGCATCCTGCGGCGCCGACTCCAAGTGCAGGTACTCATACTCCTACGGCGACGGCTCCCACACGAGCGGCGTCCTCTCCACAGAGACCTTCACCTTCGCCGACGCCCCGGGCGCCCGCGGCGATGGGACGACGACGCGCGTGGCCAACGTCAACTTCGGCTGCTCCACGACCTTCGTCGGCTCGTCCGTCGGGGACGGCCTCGTCGGCCTCGGCGGCGGCGACCTCTCCCTCGTCAGTCAGCTCGGCGCAGACACCTCGCTGGgccggaggttctcctactgcctCGTGCCCTACTCCGTCAAGGCCTCCTCCGCGCTCAACTTCGGCCCCCGCGCCGCCGTCACCGACCCGGGCGCGGTGACGACGCCGCTGATCCCATCCCAAGTGAAGGCATACTACATCGTCGAGCTCCGGTCCGTCAAGGTCGGGAACAAGACCTTCGAGGCGCCGGACCGGTCCCCCCTCATCGTCGACTCCGGCACgacgctcacattcctcccggaggCGCTTGTAGACCCGCTGGTGAAGGAGCTGACCGGGCGGATCAAGCTCCCGCCCGCGCAGTCGCTAGAAAGGCTCCTGCCGCTCTGCTTCGACGTGAGCGGGGTGCGGGAGGGGCAGGTTGCGGCCATGATCCCTGACGTGACGGTGGGGCTGGGCGGCGGCGCTGCGGTCACGCTGAAGGCGGAGAACACGTTCGTGGAGGTGCAGGAGGGGACGCTGTGCTTGGCGGTGTCGGCGATGTCGGAGCAGTTTCCGGCGTCGATCATCGGGAACATCGCCCAGCAGAACATGCACGTTGGGTACGACCTCGACAAGGGCACCGTGACCTTCGCCCCAGCAGCCTGCGCGAGTTCCTACCCCGCCCCCTCACCCTCCGCCTCTGTGTAG